The following proteins are encoded in a genomic region of Burkholderia stabilis:
- a CDS encoding cupin domain-containing protein yields the protein MDDIVQLSGNGNAAESGRAFSYEMAVSHLTTPKAMFMCLATIEPGETIPPHMHPEGTETILHILSGRVEHRYGKNLEKTMLNQPGDFIFIPGNVPHQPVNLSSTEPVTAIVACNFDISIDGNSIPYAGSS from the coding sequence ATGGACGATATCGTGCAGTTGTCCGGCAACGGAAATGCGGCCGAGTCGGGGCGCGCTTTCTCGTATGAAATGGCTGTCAGCCACCTGACCACCCCGAAGGCGATGTTCATGTGTCTCGCGACCATCGAACCCGGTGAGACCATTCCACCTCACATGCACCCCGAAGGAACGGAGACGATCCTTCATATCCTGAGCGGTCGTGTCGAGCACCGATACGGGAAAAATCTCGAAAAAACGATGCTCAATCAGCCGGGGGACTTCATTTTCATTCCGGGAAACGTTCCGCATCAGCCAGTCAACCTGAGTTCGACCGAGCCCGTGACGGCCATCGTCGCCTGCAATTTCGACATCAGCATCGACGGGAATTCGATCCCGTATGCGGGCTCGTCGTGA
- a CDS encoding fused DSP-PTPase phosphatase/NAD kinase-like protein: MTKIGNLHGSGTSVDGELKSEGIDIHEAKRRPSFVENSGPHAGLSPFFQARRNSPNDENPARLPHVTSPPRKPSFAQPPRELNPILTFDYMPQPADQDGSAEYFRYFRTTNDLSALPADLNREGLGELRLSGSDTIATTEQIKRIASAANVQHPEHLYIVDLRQEPHAVADRYTLTLRGPKDWANVGLSHDEALQREAAWIDGLRGSEHLKIDSAEDFKTGTRPMRSVTLNRPEIVSERELVESTGAKYARLTVTDHLRPDNEAVDRFVDIVRQMPPDAAMHVHCKGGRGRTTTFMAVYDMLRNARRVSADGIIDRQGGLGRYELKKIGGQNAVFRQDRLSFLYLFHQYAEQNPGGQPQTWSAWRASRADLTDDGR; encoded by the coding sequence ATGACTAAAATCGGTAATTTGCACGGCTCCGGAACCTCGGTTGATGGCGAATTGAAATCCGAGGGTATCGATATTCACGAGGCAAAACGAAGGCCGTCGTTCGTCGAGAATTCAGGCCCGCATGCTGGTCTATCGCCATTTTTTCAGGCGCGACGGAACTCGCCCAATGACGAAAATCCCGCCAGGCTACCGCACGTCACATCCCCGCCGAGGAAGCCGAGCTTCGCACAGCCTCCACGAGAGCTGAATCCGATCCTGACCTTCGACTACATGCCACAGCCGGCAGACCAGGACGGCAGCGCGGAATATTTCAGATACTTCCGGACGACCAATGACCTGAGTGCCCTTCCGGCGGACCTGAACCGGGAAGGGCTCGGCGAATTGCGGTTGTCGGGGAGCGATACGATCGCGACGACCGAGCAAATCAAACGTATCGCAAGCGCTGCGAACGTTCAGCATCCGGAGCACCTGTATATCGTCGATCTCCGTCAGGAGCCGCACGCGGTGGCCGACCGTTACACACTGACGCTACGCGGCCCGAAAGATTGGGCCAACGTGGGCCTTTCACACGACGAAGCGTTGCAGCGCGAAGCCGCCTGGATCGACGGTCTTCGTGGAAGCGAGCATCTGAAGATCGATAGCGCGGAAGATTTCAAGACGGGCACCCGGCCCATGAGGTCGGTCACGCTGAATCGTCCGGAGATCGTCAGCGAGCGGGAACTCGTCGAAAGCACCGGGGCAAAATATGCCCGCCTGACGGTCACCGACCACCTGCGGCCGGACAACGAAGCCGTCGACCGGTTCGTCGATATCGTCCGCCAGATGCCGCCGGACGCGGCAATGCACGTGCATTGCAAGGGTGGCAGAGGGCGCACGACCACGTTCATGGCGGTCTATGACATGTTGCGCAACGCTCGACGTGTATCGGCCGACGGCATCATCGACCGGCAAGGCGGGCTGGGGCGCTATGAATTGAAAAAGATCGGTGGACAGAACGCCGTCTTTCGACAAGACCGATTGTCGTTCCTTTATTTGTTCCATCAATACGCGGAACAAAACCCGGGCGGGCAGCCGCAAACCTGGAGCGCATGGCGCGCGTCCCGAGCGGATCTCACGGACGACGGTCGGTGA
- a CDS encoding LysR family transcriptional regulator, which produces MARDLNDTLIFVRVVQAGSFTGAAAALQIPKTTVSRRVQELEAHLGAQLLHRTTRKLRLTEAGTAYFEQCRAIADQLDAAESAVHQLRDGPRGWLRVTVPYSFGVTWIAPLIAGFCSRYPDVRLEIVATHVSLDLFAEDVDIALRFGLLPDSSLIARRLGSFATSIYASPAYLDAHGAPAGPDDLRRHPALALHQAKGTGCYIWTLRKPGRKPEHYPLDPVIVASDPALILDAARAGQGLMLAMDMSMAPDVEAGRLRRVLPDWMGPPQDLNALFPKERAPSPKVQAFVRYLQEQLSFTDRRP; this is translated from the coding sequence ATGGCAAGGGATCTGAACGACACGCTCATCTTCGTCCGCGTCGTCCAGGCGGGCAGCTTCACCGGCGCGGCCGCTGCACTGCAGATTCCGAAGACGACCGTCAGCCGGCGCGTCCAGGAACTGGAAGCCCATCTCGGCGCGCAGCTGCTGCACCGGACCACGCGCAAGCTGCGGCTGACCGAGGCGGGTACGGCCTACTTCGAGCAATGCCGCGCGATTGCCGACCAGCTCGATGCGGCAGAAAGCGCGGTGCACCAGTTGCGCGACGGCCCGCGCGGCTGGCTGCGCGTGACCGTGCCGTATTCGTTCGGCGTCACCTGGATCGCCCCGCTGATCGCGGGCTTCTGTTCGCGCTACCCCGATGTCCGGCTCGAAATCGTCGCGACGCATGTGTCGCTCGACCTGTTCGCCGAAGACGTGGATATCGCGCTGCGCTTCGGCCTCCTCCCGGATTCGAGCCTGATCGCGCGGCGCCTCGGCAGCTTCGCGACGTCGATCTATGCCAGCCCTGCGTATCTGGACGCGCACGGCGCGCCAGCCGGGCCGGACGATCTGCGACGTCATCCGGCCCTGGCGCTGCATCAGGCCAAGGGCACCGGTTGCTACATCTGGACGCTGCGCAAACCGGGCCGCAAGCCGGAGCACTACCCGCTCGACCCGGTGATCGTCGCGAGCGATCCCGCGTTGATCCTCGATGCGGCGCGCGCGGGGCAAGGCCTGATGCTGGCGATGGACATGAGCATGGCGCCGGACGTCGAGGCGGGCCGGCTGCGCCGCGTATTGCCGGACTGGATGGGGCCGCCGCAGGATCTGAATGCGCTGTTCCCGAAAGAACGCGCGCCGTCGCCCAAGGTGCAGGCGTTCGTCCGTTATCTCCAGGAACAGCTGAGCTTCACCGACCGTCGTCCGTGA
- a CDS encoding DUF1565 domain-containing protein, whose amino-acid sequence MKNSKILFELAIALQCALMLQGCGSGDSDPSFAATSIKSGTVSQVVVSPAQVSLAANGTQQFSATVSGSGDQSVVWMVDGVPGGAPGLGTISDDGVYTAPAGATKTLSATVTAVSQVMPLSSGAASVSVAAANYDSPVYVVSTTGNDSADGSPATPWRTIQHAVSVVPVGGTVQVEGGTYNELVTIARSGSATAGFITLTAAPGATATIDGTGLEAQDQQGLVTISNASYVRVIGLQLTNFTSNSEDSVPLGIYVNGSGHHIEIRDNHIHHISTTVESPAGSAFGLAVYGRGVEPISDLIIDGNEIDHLTTGYSESLTVNGNVANWQVTNNRVHDNNNIGIDAIGFEDTASAKGVNQARNGWIAGNVIDNVSSVTNPAYDGKPGAGGIYVDGGTRITIERNTVHGADLGIELASEHDGRVTSYVTARNNLVWNSNVTGISIGGYASTVGGTEHCTIVNNTLFENDTMRSGTGEFQIQYNARNNLFANNLLYANDQGVLVNSPVSGDSGPAAFQNNLYFTKGGAPAARWIWNDATLTTLSAFQQASGSEAAGVLADPRFVDVTTPDLHVAPGSPAIGTGIDLGALLEGIYDHAGSPRVVSGRVDRGAYQE is encoded by the coding sequence ATGAAAAATTCGAAGATACTTTTTGAACTGGCGATAGCGCTGCAATGTGCGTTGATGCTTCAGGGGTGTGGTTCCGGCGATTCCGATCCGTCATTCGCGGCCACGTCTATCAAATCGGGCACTGTCTCACAAGTCGTCGTGTCGCCGGCGCAAGTGTCGCTGGCTGCGAACGGCACGCAGCAGTTCTCGGCAACCGTTTCAGGGAGCGGCGATCAATCGGTGGTGTGGATGGTCGATGGCGTACCGGGCGGCGCGCCAGGTCTCGGCACGATCTCGGACGACGGCGTCTACACCGCGCCGGCCGGTGCGACCAAAACGCTGAGCGCGACAGTGACTGCCGTGTCGCAGGTCATGCCGCTTTCGTCGGGCGCTGCGTCGGTCAGTGTCGCGGCAGCCAATTACGACAGCCCGGTCTACGTCGTTTCAACCACCGGCAACGATTCCGCCGACGGCAGCCCTGCCACACCCTGGCGCACCATCCAGCACGCAGTCTCGGTCGTTCCAGTTGGCGGCACCGTGCAAGTCGAAGGCGGTACCTATAACGAACTGGTCACGATCGCCCGATCGGGCTCGGCCACAGCCGGATTCATCACGTTGACGGCCGCACCGGGCGCGACCGCGACCATCGACGGCACTGGGCTGGAGGCGCAAGACCAGCAGGGGCTCGTCACGATCAGCAATGCGAGTTATGTGCGCGTGATCGGGTTGCAGTTGACGAATTTCACGTCGAACTCGGAGGATTCGGTGCCGCTCGGCATCTATGTCAACGGCTCGGGGCATCACATCGAGATCCGCGACAACCATATCCACCACATTTCGACGACGGTCGAATCGCCCGCCGGCAGCGCATTCGGGCTCGCGGTGTACGGGAGAGGCGTCGAGCCGATCAGCGACCTGATCATCGACGGCAACGAGATCGATCACCTGACGACCGGGTACAGCGAGTCCCTGACGGTCAACGGCAATGTCGCGAACTGGCAAGTGACCAACAACCGCGTCCACGACAACAACAATATCGGCATCGATGCGATCGGCTTCGAGGACACGGCATCGGCGAAGGGGGTGAATCAGGCGCGCAACGGCTGGATCGCCGGCAATGTCATCGACAACGTCAGTTCAGTGACCAATCCTGCCTACGACGGCAAGCCCGGCGCCGGCGGCATTTATGTCGATGGCGGAACGCGGATCACGATCGAGCGGAACACGGTGCACGGCGCGGATCTGGGCATTGAGCTCGCGAGCGAACACGATGGCCGCGTCACAAGCTACGTCACGGCGCGCAACAATCTCGTGTGGAACAGCAACGTGACGGGCATTTCGATTGGCGGTTATGCATCGACCGTCGGCGGTACCGAGCATTGCACGATCGTGAACAACACCTTGTTCGAGAACGACACGATGCGATCGGGTACGGGGGAATTCCAGATTCAGTACAACGCGCGCAACAACCTGTTCGCCAACAACCTGCTGTACGCCAATGACCAGGGCGTGCTGGTGAACAGCCCGGTGTCGGGCGACAGCGGGCCCGCGGCGTTCCAGAACAATCTGTACTTCACGAAAGGTGGTGCGCCGGCGGCGCGCTGGATCTGGAACGATGCGACTTTGACGACGCTTTCGGCGTTTCAGCAGGCAAGCGGAAGCGAGGCGGCCGGCGTTCTGGCGGATCCGCGTTTCGTCGACGTCACGACGCCGGATCTGCACGTGGCGCCGGGGTCTCCGGCAATCGGCACCGGCATCGATCTCGGCGCATTGCTCGAAGGCATATACGACCATGCCGGATCGCCTCGCGTAGTCAGCGGACGGGTTGATCGGGGTGCTTACCAGGAATGA
- a CDS encoding amidase, which yields MNLGEYANLDGVGLARLVAAREVTPAELAELARAAADAVNPDLNAIVEHWPLDASGRVSLDCGGPLAGVPFLIKDIAISMAGKRAELGSRLAQGCVAAGDSALMTRFRDAGLVTIGRTTTPEMAFSTTTESTLQGATRNPWQPGVSAGGSSGGAAAAVAAGVVPVAHATDAAGSIRVPAAYNGLFGLKPTRGRSSNGPALDEVFSGFGVQLGVSRSVRDSAALLDAVQNRDAAGEPYVTSAPANSFLSEVGRDPGRLRIGVMIDPWNGDRTDPAIAAAVNDTARHLEGLGHHVSLEAPGLGVSWEALVQANATIWTATMVGWIDGIAAATGRPIDATTLEPATLACVRYGRHARATDYAAALEVRNTVTRAVGAWFERFDVLLTPTLPHHAPAIGTYAQGSESMNGLEWTDRVFRHSPFTPPFNVAGGPAMSVPLESDPTTGLPIGVQFAAGFAREDRLLRLAGQLEQSRPWRGRRPTVWVGS from the coding sequence ATGAATCTCGGCGAATACGCCAACCTCGACGGCGTCGGTCTGGCCAGGCTCGTCGCCGCCCGGGAAGTGACCCCCGCGGAACTGGCGGAGCTGGCCCGCGCGGCGGCCGACGCCGTCAATCCGGATCTCAACGCGATCGTCGAGCATTGGCCGCTCGACGCAAGCGGACGCGTGTCGCTCGACTGCGGCGGGCCGTTGGCCGGCGTGCCATTCCTGATCAAGGACATCGCCATCTCGATGGCAGGCAAGCGCGCCGAGCTGGGCAGCCGCCTTGCGCAAGGATGCGTGGCGGCCGGCGATTCCGCGCTGATGACGCGCTTTCGCGACGCCGGCCTGGTCACGATCGGCCGGACCACGACGCCGGAGATGGCGTTCAGCACGACCACCGAATCGACGCTGCAGGGCGCGACGCGCAACCCATGGCAGCCCGGGGTGAGCGCGGGCGGCTCGAGTGGCGGCGCGGCGGCGGCCGTCGCGGCAGGCGTCGTCCCGGTCGCGCATGCGACCGATGCGGCGGGGTCGATCCGGGTGCCTGCCGCGTACAACGGGCTGTTCGGACTCAAGCCGACGCGCGGGCGCAGTTCGAACGGGCCGGCGCTGGACGAGGTGTTCTCCGGATTCGGCGTCCAGCTGGGCGTCAGCCGCAGCGTGCGGGACAGCGCCGCGTTGCTGGATGCCGTGCAAAACCGCGACGCGGCGGGCGAACCGTATGTCACGTCCGCGCCGGCGAACAGCTTCCTTTCCGAGGTTGGCCGCGATCCCGGGCGGCTGAGGATCGGCGTGATGATCGACCCGTGGAACGGCGACCGTACCGACCCGGCGATCGCGGCGGCCGTCAACGACACCGCGCGCCACCTCGAAGGGCTGGGTCATCACGTGAGTCTCGAGGCACCAGGCCTCGGGGTGTCGTGGGAGGCGCTCGTGCAGGCGAACGCGACGATCTGGACGGCAACGATGGTCGGCTGGATCGACGGCATCGCCGCGGCGACCGGGCGGCCGATCGACGCAACGACGCTTGAACCTGCGACGCTGGCCTGCGTCCGGTACGGCCGGCACGCGCGGGCGACGGATTACGCAGCCGCGCTGGAGGTGCGGAACACCGTCACGCGCGCGGTCGGCGCGTGGTTCGAACGGTTCGACGTGCTGTTGACGCCGACGTTGCCGCATCATGCGCCGGCCATCGGCACCTATGCGCAGGGTTCGGAATCGATGAACGGACTCGAGTGGACGGATCGGGTGTTCCGGCATTCACCATTCACGCCGCCGTTCAATGTCGCAGGCGGGCCGGCGATGTCGGTGCCGCTGGAGAGCGACCCGACGACGGGGTTGCCGATCGGGGTGCAGTTCGCGGCGGGTTTCGCGCGTGAAGACAGGTTGCTGCGGCTTGCCGGGCAACTGGAGCAATCGCGGCCGTGGCGCGGACGGCGGCCGACGGTGTGGGTCGGGAGTTAG
- a CDS encoding fatty acid desaturase family protein — translation MIRSNPGVSASSQTTHAIARWDADSRYRHQSRLLRHLVDLVTWLYTFGGYLLSLYLVTRPGWMLPLAGVPLMAHTMILSALLTHECMHGTMSKRPALNAHLGRASTLISGACYVPYALLRRQHLDHHRNRVGYDGFSITRWVASLPPALRRVVMALEWCYVPVLSYVARFRSLAMPFLQAQHRPLRTRIAIVLLLRGACYLALLSISPWSWLWIFCAHGAMLTILRIYDCFHHTFEVIALGTPMPRLERDYEQRNTYSSLISREHMWLNRIFLNYGFHNAHHAFPHAHWTDLARIDAALYPASRAHCIHRRELLRGYHRHRVARILEGLGRPEVIDGKLVMDRYYGIVMNISFIVYDV, via the coding sequence ATGATCAGAAGCAACCCGGGCGTTTCTGCATCTTCGCAAACCACTCATGCCATCGCGCGATGGGACGCTGATTCACGCTATCGACATCAATCCAGACTCCTGCGACATCTGGTCGATCTGGTCACCTGGCTTTACACGTTCGGCGGCTATCTGCTGTCGCTGTATCTGGTCACGCGGCCGGGCTGGATGCTGCCGCTTGCGGGCGTACCGTTGATGGCCCATACGATGATCCTGAGTGCGCTGCTCACGCACGAATGCATGCATGGAACGATGAGCAAGCGTCCCGCGCTCAACGCGCATCTCGGACGCGCATCGACGCTGATCAGCGGGGCCTGCTATGTGCCTTATGCGCTGCTGCGGCGGCAGCATCTCGATCATCATCGCAATCGCGTCGGCTACGACGGTTTTTCGATTACCCGCTGGGTGGCGTCGCTACCGCCCGCGCTGCGCCGCGTCGTCATGGCGCTCGAGTGGTGCTACGTTCCGGTTCTAAGTTACGTCGCGCGGTTTCGCTCGCTGGCCATGCCGTTCTTGCAGGCGCAGCATCGCCCGCTGAGAACCCGGATCGCGATCGTCCTTTTGCTGCGCGGCGCGTGCTACCTGGCGCTGCTTTCGATCTCACCGTGGAGCTGGCTCTGGATCTTCTGCGCGCACGGGGCGATGCTGACGATCCTGCGCATCTACGATTGCTTTCACCACACCTTCGAAGTCATCGCGCTCGGCACGCCGATGCCCCGGCTCGAACGCGACTACGAGCAACGCAATACCTACTCGTCGCTGATCAGTCGCGAGCATATGTGGCTAAACCGCATCTTTCTCAACTACGGATTTCACAACGCCCATCACGCGTTCCCGCACGCGCACTGGACGGATCTGGCGCGTATCGACGCAGCACTTTATCCGGCATCACGCGCCCACTGCATTCATCGGCGCGAGCTGCTGCGCGGATACCATCGTCATCGAGTCGCTCGCATTCTCGAAGGGCTGGGCAGGCCGGAGGTGATCGACGGGAAGCTGGTGATGGATCGCTACTACGGGATCGTCATGAATATCTCGTTCATTGTTTACGACGTTTGA